The Legionella cincinnatiensis genome includes a region encoding these proteins:
- a CDS encoding prepilin peptidase, producing MLERRDHEILKYQNDDALLDLNIVPASDIDIQITQALTNLIDSPVKSLIIQGSEMTALQAQKILDFLKTHQQITLNINLPEHLENTQIQIELDNLISNHRLEKNQQKLENSLPQSAQSTSKKSEGRILPKGKIIPRIEITLHEEVSTEIQPISVTEVENPSTVIPTNDLPKLDRSPIATKIVTDILSLPTQRANLSKWNELTNRKEAETFKKDLGLQFNKENHPLPGLLKNNRELVQNLTTWSTKLKFDKEQYNALLDVYGQYGAPGLSQLFKIWDEYNQDPYKGPAFIDTYASLFKYMPTFLPFIDNKEFQETLSKIANLSKEHRSWWMALIQNHGRKIGYSDLPGLFKQFTDAVNTIEHMGLSFHEIKTIKDEKELLPTLTALIDLLNKCHPHDQAFQWQCINNIIIPNPNNFHFIIPEMQVETNLGERGELEWVKRLLVQDKNSNPELVKPAFYRYLATQEQHLPLDQYRKIIDELFSNQEINNEAKIRMLYILAKSTSTNAKTGFDAKAVLEEWESFQTRMIKLDSLERLKANRSTVGRALFSKGIDAQGGTPAVRIQTLKPIMDMPVTPPMSYLNKLLKLSEYKFLDPKLSLLELQAVQKDMMKKMDKAASLYKDYPESMMHAIRLIKTETIKANKDGQYFPEPQDITLLEQFISACEALTDANVNTANPPELNPKEVLLPLLTSFHLEYENKTRLVNEIIEPYKRRLTNPNNAQYQEKIQNLLPYGLSLLQLIQNRNHPNKLNYTVLNKIQDDLMILICRSKPTTKKEIREWMHEHYGNHFSGTMLLDLKDAVNFSTLFRELECTQKETCSLIEQMVSNFDNEEEKDQHEALVRSLVSLTKILTPAQKIRFFEFCQEAFKTNGLLSRNHHPGPPSYLTQFKALIDSITKNNSFDEFEQYMNLIQEHRSNKGDITNSLAKCSYLLDVLYPKLLKKQITRKEAFNFSAELVCLSMPGSLHEYHTKAKVPEAMDYPQELNELRDSISDLIDNPNSGIKSVDKLKKIKQDIDAILMLSVNDNEYFKDCQAISTRITEIIKAVEERSTQQQNKNLIQNVLSYFWKTPPTDEVTGEELDSLESLGLTPELVEKESNTYKDLQTIKNKENHSFQNVVLHLHAKKRELIQKYSNISTRTNHFISMALKGSPDNVSKNHNDICQLIDKLVALDHQNLVLSLMYHYSGGLPDRGVKDLIELFNSKEYNELSQHLQKDYINAVITQMNNGVKCSKADVHTFLKFIHENKENDSITQFLHKYYQHAPFPSLSTFIDWTKTVRSGTEISERKVEERYQYFDKHPCATSTHDGREKENGFKLDAAKKTLKQMPEVQKIFTQDYLDEIKNEQERVRDLSTQQILDQLKLFKERPPANHIKMVMLTAELLHRCKGRLPEFVGKSQVPGRSYELNTTQIIAILSLLETGNKVTAEIGTGEGKTRIMMILNACQFLKGKTVDFLTSNLALAERDYLDSLPFFNSLGAEVNFITSSSKIEDYKMGGINFSDPENLCLFRNKAFSQNKSDQVLNKDPEKRALLLDEADVTYFDVANLKYNYSSTIPKQNIDLLALFPLLMDFFAQSDTEKTYLENKQRCNEQLLTFIETRNPGLFQIIKSIPVSQLEKWQDAAYTARHLEYNVDYTVVADATTPTPLGDKKVAAAMCLIGSRISKNSNFGDGVHQCLHAELNRLIKAQNPNIENPYLKEALEQCKNKKRVFNIDPIRKITFSSSSNTLLKAYNQGSLHAVTGTIGSQMEQREAQSEFGTQFIFVPRHKGIRRFDRPTRITQNETKQLDALVDHILESRAKHQPILLICKNDNESKILHDKLEERLKSKRNQEGLPKLTRIHAGIDYDESISEANYIKNEAGKPGQVTITTEMEGRGVDIELKEKAHKAGLKVLLTYLPHGERSYGQIIGRSGRYGAIGETQMVLNLNELKKDFGINQVNTDFYLNPEDFIRKLQIFATHTKELRRLFHRAYDNYLSYFSDRYAALQTEDNDLTIAWSEFLEKYNHSKDLTLQVIEAQLEQKNPNIDIIHEQLKQHNLKAQELWREFTEQLPQDQKDIEQSTPIHNIKTPKLLKRWLSELKQIKQDSVIVEDIQKVRLQEHYDPTAAGSVQIVKNPSLLVGFLADIRAAWRGEGILFPNLRAWWAGQLSFANFLSQLPFFRWIITPKEETHIVKKEVPASHAILYEKLVDENEKNSSKKNNDEVEIEEPLHSLSLFQRPTIKPVQNEMQQEQTHNKTP from the coding sequence ATGCTTGAGAGGCGAGATCATGAAATTCTTAAATATCAAAACGATGACGCTTTGCTCGATTTAAACATAGTGCCTGCGTCTGATATTGATATTCAAATCACTCAGGCATTAACAAATCTCATTGATAGCCCTGTCAAAAGTTTAATAATTCAGGGCAGCGAAATGACTGCTCTTCAGGCACAAAAAATACTTGATTTTCTAAAAACACACCAACAAATTACACTGAATATTAATCTTCCAGAACATTTGGAAAACACCCAAATTCAAATTGAATTGGACAATCTTATTTCCAATCATCGTTTAGAAAAGAATCAACAAAAGTTAGAAAATAGCCTTCCACAATCAGCACAGTCTACGTCAAAAAAATCAGAGGGGAGAATACTTCCTAAAGGAAAAATTATACCTCGAATTGAAATTACTCTACATGAAGAGGTAAGTACAGAAATTCAACCAATATCTGTGACTGAGGTAGAAAATCCATCAACCGTAATACCCACGAATGATTTACCTAAATTGGATCGTTCACCAATTGCCACTAAGATAGTCACTGACATTTTGTCACTACCAACTCAGAGGGCAAATCTGTCCAAATGGAACGAATTAACGAACAGAAAAGAAGCAGAAACCTTTAAAAAGGATCTAGGTCTTCAATTTAATAAAGAGAACCACCCATTACCTGGACTCCTAAAAAATAATAGGGAATTAGTACAAAATCTTACAACATGGAGTACAAAACTCAAATTTGACAAAGAACAATATAATGCACTTCTCGATGTTTATGGGCAATATGGAGCACCTGGACTAAGCCAGTTATTTAAAATATGGGATGAGTACAATCAAGATCCTTACAAAGGACCTGCATTCATAGATACGTATGCCTCTTTATTTAAATACATGCCAACTTTTTTACCTTTTATTGACAATAAAGAATTCCAAGAGACACTTTCTAAAATTGCCAACCTCAGTAAAGAACATCGAAGTTGGTGGATGGCTCTAATCCAAAATCATGGCCGTAAAATTGGTTATAGTGACTTACCTGGTTTATTTAAACAATTTACTGACGCAGTGAACACCATCGAACACATGGGCTTAAGTTTTCACGAAATAAAAACGATTAAAGATGAAAAAGAGCTCTTACCTACACTCACTGCCCTTATAGATCTTTTAAATAAATGTCATCCCCACGATCAAGCCTTTCAATGGCAGTGTATCAATAACATCATCATTCCCAATCCTAATAATTTCCATTTTATTATTCCAGAAATGCAAGTGGAAACTAACTTGGGAGAAAGAGGAGAGCTTGAATGGGTAAAAAGGCTCTTAGTACAAGATAAAAACAGCAATCCAGAACTGGTTAAACCTGCTTTTTATCGTTATCTTGCTACCCAAGAGCAACATTTACCTTTGGATCAGTATAGAAAAATTATTGATGAATTGTTTTCAAATCAAGAAATCAATAATGAAGCTAAAATACGTATGCTTTATATTTTAGCCAAATCAACAAGCACAAATGCGAAAACAGGTTTTGACGCCAAAGCCGTACTTGAAGAATGGGAAAGCTTTCAGACAAGAATGATAAAACTCGATTCTCTAGAGCGACTTAAAGCGAATCGTAGTACCGTGGGACGAGCATTATTCTCAAAAGGCATCGATGCGCAAGGAGGAACTCCAGCCGTACGTATTCAAACATTAAAACCTATTATGGACATGCCTGTTACTCCACCCATGAGTTATTTAAACAAATTATTGAAACTTTCTGAATATAAATTTCTCGATCCCAAACTTAGTCTCTTAGAGTTACAAGCGGTCCAAAAAGACATGATGAAAAAAATGGATAAGGCAGCCTCACTCTATAAAGATTATCCTGAGAGCATGATGCATGCAATTCGTCTGATTAAAACAGAAACCATCAAAGCAAATAAGGATGGCCAATACTTTCCTGAACCGCAGGATATCACTCTTCTAGAACAATTCATTAGCGCCTGTGAAGCATTGACCGATGCAAACGTCAATACAGCGAATCCTCCGGAATTAAATCCAAAAGAAGTATTATTACCTCTACTTACTTCCTTTCATTTAGAATATGAAAATAAAACGCGATTAGTCAATGAAATCATTGAGCCCTATAAAAGAAGACTCACTAATCCAAACAATGCTCAGTACCAAGAAAAAATTCAAAACTTATTACCCTATGGCTTATCCTTATTACAATTAATCCAAAACAGAAACCATCCTAATAAGCTGAACTACACAGTACTCAATAAAATCCAAGATGATTTAATGATTCTGATTTGCCGTTCCAAACCAACAACTAAAAAAGAGATTCGGGAATGGATGCATGAACACTATGGCAACCACTTTAGTGGAACAATGTTGCTTGATCTTAAAGACGCAGTTAATTTTAGTACACTGTTCAGAGAGCTTGAGTGTACTCAAAAAGAGACATGCTCGCTAATTGAACAGATGGTCAGTAACTTTGATAATGAGGAAGAAAAAGATCAACATGAGGCTCTTGTAAGAAGCTTAGTAAGTCTCACAAAAATTTTAACTCCCGCTCAAAAAATACGATTCTTTGAGTTCTGTCAAGAAGCATTTAAAACTAATGGACTGTTGTCACGCAACCATCATCCTGGCCCGCCTAGTTATCTGACACAATTTAAGGCTCTTATTGATAGCATTACAAAAAACAACTCCTTTGATGAGTTTGAACAGTATATGAATCTCATTCAAGAGCACCGATCAAATAAAGGGGATATAACCAATTCCCTTGCAAAATGCAGCTACTTACTGGATGTTCTTTACCCCAAACTCTTAAAAAAACAAATCACACGTAAGGAAGCATTTAATTTTTCAGCCGAACTAGTCTGCCTGAGCATGCCTGGCTCACTCCATGAATATCATACGAAAGCAAAAGTCCCTGAAGCAATGGATTATCCGCAAGAATTAAACGAATTAAGGGACTCTATTTCCGATTTAATAGACAATCCTAACTCTGGTATTAAATCAGTCGATAAACTAAAGAAAATTAAACAAGATATTGATGCAATTTTAATGCTTTCAGTAAATGACAACGAATATTTTAAAGACTGCCAAGCAATTAGCACCCGCATTACTGAAATCATCAAAGCAGTAGAGGAGCGCTCTACCCAACAACAAAATAAAAACCTCATCCAAAATGTTTTAAGCTATTTCTGGAAGACCCCCCCTACTGATGAGGTAACTGGAGAAGAACTAGATAGCTTGGAATCACTTGGCCTCACTCCAGAATTAGTAGAAAAGGAATCAAATACATACAAAGATCTCCAAACAATCAAGAATAAAGAAAATCACAGTTTCCAAAATGTTGTCCTTCATCTCCACGCGAAAAAAAGAGAATTAATTCAAAAATACAGCAATATTTCCACTCGTACGAATCACTTTATTAGCATGGCTCTTAAGGGTTCGCCAGATAATGTGAGCAAAAATCATAACGATATATGTCAACTTATTGATAAGTTAGTTGCTCTTGATCATCAAAATCTGGTGTTAAGTCTCATGTACCACTATTCAGGAGGTCTTCCTGATCGCGGTGTAAAAGATTTAATCGAATTGTTTAACTCCAAAGAATACAATGAATTATCTCAACATCTGCAAAAAGATTACATTAATGCTGTAATCACCCAAATGAATAATGGAGTGAAATGCAGCAAAGCAGATGTCCACACTTTTCTTAAATTTATTCATGAAAATAAAGAAAATGATTCAATCACTCAATTTCTTCACAAGTACTATCAACATGCCCCATTTCCTTCCTTATCCACCTTTATAGACTGGACTAAAACAGTACGATCTGGAACAGAAATATCTGAAAGAAAAGTTGAAGAACGATACCAATACTTCGACAAACACCCTTGTGCCACAAGCACCCATGACGGACGTGAAAAAGAAAATGGATTCAAGCTCGATGCTGCGAAAAAAACGCTGAAACAGATGCCTGAAGTCCAAAAAATATTCACTCAAGACTATCTTGATGAAATTAAAAATGAACAAGAACGAGTAAGAGACTTATCTACCCAACAAATATTGGACCAACTTAAATTATTTAAAGAAAGACCACCTGCAAATCATATTAAAATGGTTATGCTCACAGCAGAGTTATTACATCGATGTAAAGGTCGTCTTCCAGAATTTGTGGGTAAAAGCCAAGTACCTGGACGCTCCTATGAGCTAAATACCACTCAAATTATAGCCATCCTTTCCCTCTTGGAAACAGGTAATAAAGTTACTGCTGAAATAGGAACTGGGGAAGGAAAAACACGAATCATGATGATTCTAAATGCCTGTCAATTCCTTAAAGGCAAAACTGTAGATTTTTTGACCAGCAACTTAGCTCTTGCAGAACGTGATTACCTTGACTCATTGCCTTTCTTTAACTCTCTGGGCGCTGAAGTTAATTTCATTACCTCTTCATCTAAAATTGAAGATTATAAAATGGGCGGAATTAATTTCTCTGATCCTGAAAATCTATGCCTGTTTCGTAATAAAGCATTCAGCCAAAATAAATCGGATCAAGTACTTAATAAAGATCCTGAAAAACGAGCCTTATTACTGGATGAAGCCGATGTCACTTATTTTGATGTTGCAAATTTAAAATATAACTACTCTTCGACAATCCCTAAGCAAAATATCGATTTGCTAGCACTTTTCCCATTACTGATGGATTTTTTTGCGCAAAGTGATACTGAAAAAACATACTTAGAAAACAAACAACGTTGCAATGAACAACTACTCACTTTTATTGAGACAAGAAACCCCGGGTTATTCCAAATTATTAAATCAATACCTGTCTCACAACTAGAAAAATGGCAAGATGCAGCCTATACAGCTCGTCATCTGGAATATAATGTTGATTATACAGTTGTAGCTGATGCCACCACGCCGACTCCGCTTGGTGATAAAAAAGTAGCTGCTGCGATGTGTCTCATCGGTTCACGTATTAGTAAGAACTCTAATTTTGGTGATGGAGTGCATCAATGCTTACATGCCGAACTCAATCGTCTCATAAAAGCACAAAACCCTAATATAGAAAATCCATATCTAAAAGAAGCACTTGAGCAATGTAAAAATAAGAAACGTGTTTTTAACATTGATCCTATAAGAAAAATTACCTTTAGTAGTTCTTCTAATACCCTACTTAAAGCCTATAATCAAGGCAGCTTACATGCAGTAACTGGGACTATAGGCTCACAGATGGAACAAAGAGAAGCTCAATCTGAATTTGGAACGCAATTTATCTTTGTACCAAGACATAAAGGAATACGCCGTTTTGATCGCCCTACTCGCATTACTCAAAATGAAACAAAACAATTAGATGCGTTAGTCGATCATATCTTGGAGTCGAGAGCGAAACATCAACCAATTCTTTTGATTTGTAAAAACGACAATGAATCTAAAATACTTCATGATAAATTAGAGGAGCGTTTAAAATCAAAACGAAATCAAGAGGGTTTGCCCAAACTGACTCGTATTCATGCGGGAATCGATTATGATGAATCCATTTCTGAAGCAAACTATATTAAAAATGAAGCTGGAAAACCAGGCCAAGTCACTATTACCACTGAGATGGAAGGAAGAGGTGTTGATATTGAACTCAAAGAGAAAGCTCATAAGGCAGGGCTTAAAGTCTTACTGACTTATCTTCCTCATGGAGAAAGAAGTTATGGTCAAATTATTGGCCGCTCTGGACGATATGGTGCGATTGGTGAGACACAAATGGTTTTGAATCTCAATGAACTTAAAAAGGATTTTGGTATCAACCAAGTTAATACTGATTTCTATCTTAATCCCGAGGACTTTATTAGAAAACTGCAAATTTTTGCAACCCATACGAAAGAGCTTCGCCGCTTGTTCCATCGTGCTTATGATAATTACTTATCGTATTTTTCAGATCGTTATGCAGCACTTCAAACTGAAGATAATGATTTAACAATAGCTTGGAGCGAGTTTTTAGAAAAATACAATCACAGTAAAGACCTAACTCTTCAAGTAATTGAAGCTCAATTAGAACAAAAAAACCCAAATATCGACATCATCCATGAGCAACTGAAACAACATAATCTAAAAGCGCAAGAACTTTGGCGTGAATTTACAGAGCAATTGCCCCAAGATCAGAAGGATATAGAGCAAAGTACTCCTATCCACAACATCAAAACGCCCAAACTGTTAAAACGATGGTTAAGTGAATTAAAACAAATCAAACAAGATTCTGTAATCGTTGAAGATATTCAAAAAGTACGACTGCAAGAACATTATGATCCTACTGCTGCTGGTAGTGTACAAATTGTAAAAAATCCAAGTCTGCTCGTTGGATTTCTTGCAGACATTCGTGCTGCATGGCGAGGTGAAGGAATTTTATTTCCCAATCTTCGTGCTTGGTGGGCAGGACAGCTTTCTTTTGCCAACTTTCTTAGCCAACTTCCTTTCTTTCGTTGGATCATTACTCCCAAAGAGGAAACCCATATTGTTAAAAAAGAGGTTCCAGCTTCCCATGCGATATTGTACGAAAAATTAGTCGATGAAAATGAGAAAAACTCTTCTAAGAAAAATAACGATGAAGTAGAGATTGAGGAACCGCTCCATTCATTGTCTTTGTTTCAACGACCAACAATAAAACCAGTACAAAATGAAATGCAGCAGGAACAAACTCACAATAAGACACCTTAA
- a CDS encoding SH2 domain-containing protein: protein MQSQEEIRESLRQQMAQNNELGNSVDSSFSDAELDAIAAKKLMSKEDDDDPSLGWEISKKKAKKIFKQEDKGQILIFKRQITPIADAENILLTFENMLGNKPEGYWLIRESRKLGMISVTYKKGGQIKHVRFAFVGENWKEVTGDELDNYSRPDSYQQLMKENIKEKCDELLKQIFTILKLEKTNILIPTAKQASTTPEYSGYCDIHQVYMKVGAGRAFLYGNPLEALNNVELILNSILAGLKDPKADENEPNNALDFLKEYSLPNITSEELIQHFRQPKPFKNGDHLQEVTQLKEQFAEWLEKCNLRDNLFCPVTQELFLEPYYLTETGQVYDADGIFHNDRLLNKCPLTQTPIVEYPTHCKGYRSKLELCLFKFMEAMQLVQNPEQQKQTEHASKEEREVFSERAIAGTTRNSNFSPAFFTSTSSLREDSNTESACAETDNNDQKQGTFAL from the coding sequence ATGCAAAGCCAAGAAGAAATTCGTGAATCCTTAAGACAACAAATGGCGCAAAATAATGAATTAGGAAATTCAGTAGATTCTTCATTTTCAGATGCTGAACTTGATGCAATTGCGGCAAAAAAATTAATGTCTAAAGAGGACGATGACGATCCTTCTTTAGGTTGGGAAATTTCTAAAAAAAAGGCCAAAAAAATTTTTAAACAGGAAGATAAAGGGCAAATTCTTATTTTTAAAAGACAAATTACACCTATTGCAGATGCAGAAAATATTCTTCTCACATTCGAAAACATGTTGGGAAATAAACCCGAAGGATATTGGCTAATTCGCGAAAGTAGAAAATTGGGAATGATTAGTGTCACCTATAAGAAAGGAGGACAAATCAAGCACGTGCGATTTGCTTTTGTGGGTGAGAATTGGAAAGAAGTGACTGGAGACGAGCTTGACAATTACTCAAGACCTGATAGCTATCAACAGTTAATGAAAGAAAACATTAAAGAAAAGTGCGATGAACTTCTTAAGCAAATATTTACTATCCTAAAACTAGAAAAAACAAACATTCTTATCCCTACAGCAAAACAAGCTTCTACAACACCTGAGTATTCAGGCTATTGTGACATTCATCAGGTATATATGAAAGTTGGAGCTGGAAGAGCGTTCCTTTATGGTAACCCCCTCGAAGCATTAAATAATGTTGAACTAATATTAAATTCTATTTTAGCTGGACTAAAAGATCCCAAAGCAGATGAAAATGAACCTAATAACGCTCTAGATTTTTTAAAAGAATATAGTCTACCCAATATAACGTCAGAGGAGTTGATTCAACATTTTCGCCAACCTAAACCTTTTAAGAATGGAGATCACCTTCAGGAAGTTACACAATTAAAAGAGCAATTTGCTGAATGGTTGGAGAAATGCAACCTACGAGATAATCTTTTCTGTCCTGTCACACAGGAGTTATTTCTAGAGCCCTATTACCTAACAGAAACGGGTCAAGTTTATGATGCGGATGGTATTTTTCATAATGATAGATTACTGAATAAATGCCCGTTAACTCAAACCCCCATCGTTGAATATCCTACACATTGCAAGGGCTATCGGAGCAAATTAGAGCTTTGTCTTTTTAAATTTATGGAAGCTATGCAATTGGTTCAAAATCCAGAACAACAGAAACAGACAGAGCATGCATCTAAAGAAGAGCGAGAAGTCTTTTCAGAGAGAGCCATTGCAGGTACTACAAGAAACTCTAACTTTTCACCCGCTTTTTTTACAAGCACTTCAAGTTTGAGAGAAGACAGTAATACGGAATCAGCCTGTGCTGAAACTGATAACAATGATCAAAAGCAAGGAACCTTTGCTCTTTAG